Proteins found in one Salvelinus sp. IW2-2015 unplaced genomic scaffold, ASM291031v2 Un_scaffold16363, whole genome shotgun sequence genomic segment:
- the LOC112080525 gene encoding nascent polypeptide-associated complex subunit alpha, muscle-specific form isoform X2 — protein sequence MQRMIRQFAAEYTSKSSSSTPDSRSTPRPGPHPDQSLPPPPSLPTVPPAASPGGTATASVPSQNPVLSKLLMADQDLPLDLTVKKPLPQPVEQDGVLDLSLKKGRAKSSTSSLRSPHLSQTSTLRGQCLELTTENARDLQSTSTLEEFMTKLCLHHQRQIVDALGFLHTEVKAISSSSTSLASASKPSCSVEHGALQGPSAAPCLQSPERGRTGQKLPLASTPKGSTEGQESLVTPEQTAVFRNVSGATGPALDLRQPGPGDSKALATLFRSADDSVSKRLSDHAPLKIKIMKSSSLADGKKLSCVLTTSLPAGAGTLEEMQGISDSSTRADTYSSGQGSSVKRHDHADRSTRQRGSIEHTKDTLVKQSPPEKTPNNIPPVSPGTARKTIKGSSYHRPRDTSSVCRFVTDPDLGHCDIVYIDKPITECFRDRQHRLLPRRNARKSTRGHMYVEEMWELKTVRTLAKTSARNDSGNCPAPMPELITLVTPKKVLGKPEGVPLVDMPFVGGFVETVSQKTPSELPAESEVAGDVEAAAASASGMALNVEISQTDQSQCKEQTAPPPPSQSPPVDNEQSTGTNSEQPRQSVAPENNLAQTVVETADQDVNSIHNYIVLSENPEQVVMGKDVNLSQDKTSEEAELVQDMLQSVPKGQKVVSETQQESASLTPSLESNEDKEVVSAGAGAVDKEQAMPLEPQISVDQKPSEVSGGEAKAGMEVPVQSERIEVQETGEVEPDLAPGDGDNVPEEKKTHVDSSSKKVSKAVEKELPLRHSEKQGIPARVIPSRVKEAAVIDTESMIICGYVNGRPIGHSDRCLRERPARTTPESTPTKTKRPTKASLKQTENPSENASEIPQLSPETALTPIPAGESVKSPSSKRLSKASLKQCEKYSENMPEVPQVSLPSAEVIKSPVSIRPKRTPKAKINQNLPDTQTPAEASQNMSDTRTPIAPITASQSIPDTPQVPDTPVNSSRSPESRQPLRSARLQQAAAVASPLVPVASPLVPVASPLVPVASPLVPVASPLVPDASPLVPDAPPFVPDASPSVEGAVTFIVAPEPSTSLPLPSTELNPPLPIASPLLPIVSHLFPSSHQNSAVTQSSAELKVQKAQPAPNAKPSETEKTAEETRGQTRPKLRSSMMVAKEVEIVENQQVSSEDSALTEGTSIKKSEAHTQSSPLRSKRTLKKEGESSKLTLLKNSEEPTLLKKAAAPTSMDNKTSSEDSSRSSVSSASDKPGRMPLRSESSKTDVTSQSITPATPPTPVENRKSALRVQRSPTPSTSAPITAEKWSEVASPIRLKSPVRLPSPIRFKPERIIKSPLRESPLLVSSPLPSSSVTPFLLPKLELPVQTRHKFLELLDVEENQQKISSLNTMFDKMQRGWVQMDKEGHPTPRHKNKADRQAAIWKSKRRVRKPKSSDHQRYSLVQMLFKNDLDLASICQWYMESTETQSLVIVKKVNTRLPSETQLLFPGMSQRPSQGVFPSLQAERLKKHLKKFAMASPVKSNPKSQKLIAKALEQEVSTSMPKGKEKRELTTATRISTKAYVSSAEAQAQPADGQKASAKAKNPASARILRKYSNIREKMQGQQSSKNPKGAPRKELEASKVKPSKPPKKKLAKPSKLKPAQRQKLSVSGAKSVKETSVVKTERAQPSPSRKSPVKAAVLERSVKTSSSSRTLRDLSRKESASPQRSPQRVMTPKAQKNTPAPATVPKTDFNKQQVGAEKAGVDKTMATKAGQTKGQTKRPSQSRVFETKVTESKGTESNGAESAAETPQQNMDVKTPGSPDQVLTRSQRKMEADPPPSVPQSASPKPGTKKANEPAQSGTPKSATKRALEPTHTVSTSPKPAIKRASEPAQSGTPKGATKRSQESPQTPAKRTRTSLQK from the exons TCAATGTCTGGAGCTGACTACAGAAAATGCCAGGGACCTGCAGTCCACCTCTACGCTGGAGGAGTTTATGACCAAGCTCTGTCTGCACCACCAGAGGCAGATTGTCGACGCTCTGGGCTTCCTACACACAGAG GTCAAGGCTATATCCTCCTCCAGCACTTCGCTAGCTTCTGCCTCCAAACCCTCTTGCTCAGTGGAGCACGGAGCCCTCCAGGGTCCTAGCGCTGCACCTTGCCTTCAGTCCCCAGAGAGGGGGAGGACTGGTCAGAAACTTCCCCTGGCTTCCACTCCAAAAGGATCGACGGAGGGGCAAGAAAGTTTGGTAACCCCAGAGCAGACTGCTGTGTTCCGGAATGTGTCTGGGGCCACTGGACCGGCCTTGGATCTCCGTCAACCTGGCCCAGGGGACTCTAAGGCTTTGGCAACACTGTTCAGAAGCGCAGATGACAGTGTGAGTAAACGTCTTAGTGACCATGCTCCGCTAAAGATCAAAATCATGAAGTCCAGCAGCCTGGCTGATGGTAAGAAGCTATCCTGTGTGCTCACCACCTCTCTTCCTGCTGGTGCCGGTACTTTGGAAGAAATGCAGGGCATTTCTGACTCCTCAACCAGAGCAGATACTTACAGTTCTGGACAAGGCTCCTCTGTGAAAAGGCACGATCATGCTGATCGCTCAACAAGACAAAGAGGCTCCATTGAACATACCAAAGACACGCTGGTCAAACAAAGTCCACCTGAAAAGACCCCCAACAACATACCCCCAGTTTCCCCCGGGACAGCAAGGAAGACCATAAAGGGGTCTTCCTACCATCGGCCTAGGGACACATCCTCAGTGTGTCGGTTTGTAACCGACCCTGATCTCGGCCACTGCGACATCGTCTACATCGACAAACCAATCACAGAGTGTTTCCGGGATCGGCAGCACCGTCTGCTCCCTCGACGCAACGCCAGGAAAAGCACCCGAGGTCACATGTATGTGGAGGAAATGTGGGAGCTGAAGACTGTCCGTACATTAGCCAAGACGTCTGCCCGCAATGATAGTGGCAACTGTCCCGCTCCAATGCCAGAGCTCATCACTCTGGTCACCCCTAAAAAGGTGCTTGGCAAGCCTGAGGGAGTACCTCTTGTGGATATGCCTTTTGTTGGAGGTTTTGTGGAGACGGTCAGTCAGAAAACTCCTTCTGAGCTTCCAGCTGAAAGTGAGGTGGCTGGGGATGTGGAGGCTGCAGCAGCATCAGCCAGTGGGATGGCACTGAACGTTGAGATTAGTCAGACAGACCAGAGTCAGTGCAAAGAGCAGACTGCCCCTCCACCTCCTTCACAGAGTCCCCCAGTGGATAACGAGCAGAGTACAGGGACAAACTCGGAGCAGCCAAGGCAGAGCGTAGCACCAGAGAATAATCTAGCTCAGACTGTGGTCGAGACGGCAGATCAGGATGTAAACAGTATACACAATTACATAGTTTTAAGTGAAAACCCAGAGCAGGTGGTGATGGGGAAAGATGTAAACTTATCACAGGATAAGACATCAGAAGAAGCTGAGCTTGTCCAGGATATGCTGCAGAGTGTGCCAAAGGGCCAGAAAGTTGTCTCTGAAACCCAACAGGAATCTGCATCACTGACCCCTTCCCTGGAGAGCAATGAAGACAAAGAGGTAGTGAGTGCAGGTGCAGGTGCAGTTGACAAAGAGCAGGCAATGCCTCTGGAACCGCAAATTTCAGTTGACCAGAAACCGTCTGAGGTCTCTGGAGGAGAAGCAAAAGCTGGCATGGAGGTTCCCGTGCAGAGTGAAAGGATAGAGGTGCAGGAAACGGGCGaggttgaaccagacttggcTCCAGGCGATGGCGACAATGTGCCTGAAGAGAAAAAGACACATGTTGATTCGTCCTCTAAAAAGGTCAGTAAGGCAGTTGAGAAAGAATTGCCTCTCAGGCATTCTGAAAAACAGGGTATTCCAGCACGGGTGATTCCTTCAAGGGTGAAGGAAGCTGCAGTGATTGATACAGAGAGTATGATTATATGTGGATATGTGAATGGTAGACCTATTGGACATTCTGACAGATGTTTGCGTGAACGACCAGCCAGAACTACCCCAGAGTCTACTCCTACTAAGACTAAACGCCCCACTAAGGCGTCTCTGAAACAGACTGAGAACCCTTCTGAGAACGCGTCTGAGATTCCACAATTGTCACCTGAGACTGCTCTCACCCCGATCCCTGCTGGGGAAAGCGTCAAAAGCCCTTCGTCGAAGCGCCTCAGCAAGGCCTCCCTGAAACAATGTGAgaaatattctgagaacatgccAGAGGTTCCTCAAGTCTCACTCCCTTCAGCCGAAGTGATCAAAAGCCCTGTGTCCATACGGCCCAAAAGAACCCCTAAAGCTAAAATCAATCAGAACCTGCCTGACACACAGACCCCTGCTGAAGCAAGCCAGAACATGTCTGACACAAGGACCCCTATTGCCCCTATAACAGCAAGCCAGAGCATTCCTGACACTCCTCAAGTCCCAGACACACCAGTCAACTCCTCCAGGAGCCCTGAGTCCAGACAACCCCTCAGATCTGCCAGACTGCAACAGGCAGCAGCTGTTGCCTCCCCTCTCGTCCCTGTCGCCTCCCCTCTCGTCCCTGTCGCCTCCCCTCTCGTCCCTGTCGCCTCCCCTCTCGTCCCTGTCGCCTCCCCTCTCGTCCCTGACGCATCCCCTCTCGTCCCTGACGCCCCCCCTTTCGTCCCTGACGCCTCCCCTTCTGTTGAAGGGGCTGTTACTTTCATTGTTGCCCCAGAACCGTctacctccctcccactcccctccACTGAGCTCAACCCTCCCCTCCCCAttgcctctcctcttcttcctatcGTCTCCCATCTCTTCCCTTCATCTCATCAGAACAGTGCAGTCACCCAGAGCTCTGCAGAGCTGAAAGTTCAAAAAGCTCAGCCAGCTCCAAATGCAAAACCTAGCGAGACAgagaaaacagcagaggaaacTAGGGGGCAAACTAGACCAAAGCTCAGATCGTCAATGATGGTAGCaaaggaagttgaaattgttGAGAATCAGCAAGTTAGCAGTGAGGATTCTGCTCTCACAGAGGGTACAAGCATTAAAAAGAGTGAGGCCCACACACAAAGTAGTCCACTAAGAAGTAAAAGAACTCTCAAAAAGGAAGGAGAATCAAGCAAATTGACTTTGCTGAAAAATTCAGAGGAACCTACTTTGCTGAAGAAGGCAGCGGCACCAACTTCAATGGATAACAAAACTTCATCTGAAGATTCCAGTAGGTCTTCCGTCAGCAGTGCTTCAGACAAACCTGGGCGAATGCCATTGAGGAGTGAGAGTAGTAAAACTGACGTGACCAGCCAGTCCATTACCCCGGCAACCCCACCGACCCCAGTGGAGAACAGGAAGTCAGCTTTGAGAGTCCAGAGGTCGCCCACACCCTCGACCAGTGCTCCAATCACAGCTGAGAAATGGAGTGAAGTGGCATCTCCCATTAGGCTGAAATCCCCAGTGAGACTTCCATCACCAATCAGGTTCAAACCAGAGAGAATCATCAAGTCTCCATTGAGGGAATCACCTTTGCTGGTCAGTTCCCCTCTGCCCTCCAGCTCAGTCACTCCTTTCCTCCTGCCCAAGCTGGAGCTTCCAGTACAGACTCGACACAAGTTCCTGGAGTTACTGGATGTAGAGGAAAACCAACAGAAAATCTCCTCTCTGAACACCATGTTCGATAAGATGCAAAGAGGCTGGGTCCAGATGGACAAAGAGGGACATCCAACGCCAAGACACAAAAataaggcagacagacaggcagcgatATGGAAGAGTAAGCGCAGGGTCCGCAAGCCCAAGTCTTCGGATCATCAGAGGTACTCGCTAGTTCAAATGCTTTTCAAGAACGATTTGGACCTAGCCAGCATTTGCCAGTGGTacatggagtcaacagaaacccaGTCCCTGGTCATCGTAAAGAAGGTGAACACACGTCTTCCCTCTGAGACCCAGCTGCTCTTCCCCGGTATGTCCCAAAGGCCATCTCAAGGGGTCTTCCCTAGCCTTCAAGCTGAGCGCTTGAAGAAACACTTGAAGAAGTTTGCCATGGCTTCCCCTGTGAAGAGCAACCCTAAGAGTCAGAAGCTGATTGCTAAAGCCCTGGAGCAGGAGGTCAGTACAAGTATGCCCAaagggaaggaaaagagagagctgACTACAGCCACTCGGATCTCCACCAAAGCCTACGTTTCCTCTGCAGAGGCACAGGCACAACCAGCCGACGGCCAGAAGGCCTCAGCGAAGGCCAAGAACCCAGCCAGCGCCCGGATCCTGAGGAAGTACTCCAATATAAGGGAGAAGATGCAAGGTCAACAGAGCTCCAAGAATCCGAAAGGGGCCCCAAGAAAAGAGCTTGAAGCTTCCAAAGTCAAACCCTCTAAACCCCCAAAGAAAAAATTGGCAAAACCGTCAAAATTGAAACCGGCCCAGAGGCAGAAATTATCCGTTTCTGGTGCTAAAAGTGTAAAGGAGACAAGTGTAGTAAAAACAGAGCGAGCACAGCCATCTCCTAGCAGAAAGTCTCCAGTTAAAGCTGCTGTCCTGGAGAGATCAGTCAAgactagcagcagcagtagaaccTTACGGGATCTCAGTAGGAAAGAGAGTGCATCACCACAGAGGTCTCCCCAAAGAGTGATGACTCCAAAAGCACAGAAAAACACCCCTGCTCCTGCCACCGTCCCCAAGACTGACTTTAACAAGCAGCAGGTTGGAGCAGAGAAGGCAGGGGTGGATAAGACTATGGCAACAAAAGCAGGTCAAACAAAAGGTCAAACAAAGAGACCCTCTCAAAGTAGAGTCTTTGAGACTAAAGTCACTGAAAGTAAAGGTACTGAGAGCAATGGCGCTGAAAGTGCTGCAGAGACTCCTCAACAGAACATGGACGTCAAAACACCAGGTTCTCCTGATCAGGTTCTCACTAGGTCACAGAGGAAGATGGAGGCCGATCCACCCCCCTCCGTCCCTCAGAGTGCAAGCCCTAAGCCTGGCACTAAGAAAGCAAATGAACCTGCTCAGAGTGGAACTCCTAAGAGTGCCACAAAGAGAGCTCTGGAGCCTACACATACTGTTAGTACAAGCCCTAAGCCTGCCATAAAGAGAGCCAGTGAACCTGCTCAGAGTGGAACTCCTAAAGGTGCCACAAAGAGAAGCCAGGAGAGCCCACAGACTCCAGCCAAGCGCACCAGGACATCCCTACAGAAATGA